Part of the Methylovirgula sp. 4M-Z18 genome is shown below.
GAATTCGGCCAGCCTGCCCAGTCACACAGGCGGCAACCCATTCTAGCGCTTGTATTCGTTGCTTTCACGGGCCTTTGCGGCTGTGCGCCGGCACCCTTGGTCGTGCCAGCCAGTACCGTCGGCACCGTACCGCCCAACCTCGCTCTTGCGTCGCTCGGTCCCGGCTCGCCGCCCGTTCTCCTGGTGTTGCAAAAGAGCTACGCGAACGCGACCCGACAGGACATCATTCTTTCGACAGCGGGCAAGACGCCGGGAGAGAATACGCTGCGCGTCGACGTCTATGGCACCAGCAGCGACAGCGTCAGCCCGGAAACGATCCTCACCGATCGCCCCTTGAGCGACACCGATGTCATTGCCGAGTTCGCCGACGCCTTGCCCGGCGTGCCCCTGCAGCGGTCCCAGGCGGACGTGCAGAACACGTATGGGCCGTTTGGCTATGTGACGGGCAAATCCGCGGAAGGCGATGCCTGCATTTACGCGTGGCAACGTATCGCGACGCCGGACCGGGACATTTCTCTGTTCAATCGCCGGGTCGCCATGTCGATCCGCTTGCGCTATTGCCAAACGGACGCCAGCGAGGCAGCGCTCGTGGCGCCGATGATGCGTCTGCAAATCAAAGTGTCCCCTTCGGGAGGCAATTGGGCCGCCGAGCCGCCATATCTTTCCCCTGGCCTCGGCACGCCGGGGGCGTCGTTCAGGCCGTCATTGATTCAAACAAAGATCGAAGCCAAGCCTGCTCCATCGAAACCGCGCCGCGCGCCTCGCCATGTGGCCGCGCCCGCCCGGCCGGCGGCCGCACCCGTTGCGCCGCCGCCGCCCGCCAGCGGGCCTATCGTGCCGCCGCCGCCTGATGTGGGTGCGCCCGCAGGCATCCCCGTCGCACCGTCGCAACCAGGAGCGCAGCCTTGAGTAAGGTCGTCACCATAGCTGTTTGGGCGTGCGCCTCGCTGATTGTCCTGTTGCTCGTCTCGCTGCCGATCAGCCAGCAGACGCATCTGATCGCCGGCACCAGCATCGTGATCGTCATGGCGGTGCTCAAGGGGTTCAAACTGCGAGGCACGTGGCGCCTGATCGCCCTGGCACTCGGCACGTCGATCGTGCTGCGCTATGTTTATTGGCGCACCACGAGCACGATACCGCCGATCAACCAGCCCGAGAATTTCATCGCAGGGCTGCTGCTCTATGTCGCCGAAATGTACTGCGTGGTGACGCTCGCGCTGTCGCTCTTCGTGGTGGCGACACCTATGCGCTCGCGCAGGGCCCCGCGGCTCAAGGATGAGGATCTGCCGACGGTCGACGTTTTCGTGCCGAGCTACAACGAGCCCAAGGACCTGATTGCCCGCACGCTCGCCGCGGCCAAGTCCATGCACTATCCGCCGGACAAGCTTACCGTATTTTTGCTCGATGACGGCGGTACCGACGAAAAGCGCAACAGCGACCGCATTGACATTGCGGCCGAAGCGCGGCGGCGCCACGAGGAATTGCGCGAATTGTGCGACGATCTTGGAGTGCGCTATCTCACGCGCGCCCGCAACGAACACGCCAAGGCCGGCAACCTCAATAACGGACTTGCCCATTCCAATGGGGAAATCGTCGTCGTCTTCGATGCCGACCATGCGCCGGCACGCGATTTCCTGCAAGAAACGGTCGGTTTCTTCCCCACTGATCCGTGTGTCTTCCTGGTCCAGACGCCGCACTTCTTCATCAACCCGGATCCGATCGAGCGCAACCTGCGGACATACTTGTACATGCCGTCCGAGAACGAGATGTTCTACGGTATCGTCCAGCGCGGTCTCGACAAATGGAACGCTTCGTTCTTCTGCGGGTCGGCGGCGGCTCTGCGTCGCGCCGCGCTTGCACAAACGGGCGGCTTCAGGGGGCGCAGCATTACCGAGGATTGCGAAACGGCCCTCGAACTGCACGCGCGCAATTGGCATTCGGTCTATGTCGACAAGCCGCTGATCGCCGGGCTGCAGCCGGCGAGCTTCGCCAGCTTCATCGCCCAGCGGTCGCGTTGGGCGCAGGGCATGATCCAGATCCTGCTGTTCCAACGTCCCTTCATGAAGCGCGGCCTCTCGATCCCGCAGCGCCTCTGCTATATGTCGAGTATCCTGTTCTGGTTCTTTCCGTTCGCGCGATTCGTGTTCCTGATCGCGCCGCTGTTCTACCTCTTCTTCAATCTGGAGATCTTCACGGCGTCGGGCGCAGAGTTTCTATCCTATACTTTGTCCTACATGATCGTGAACCTGATGATGCAGAACTATCTCTATGGTTCCTATCGCTGGCCCTGGGTATCGGAACTCTATGAATATGCCCAGACGCTCTATCTTTTGCCGGCGCTGGTGTCCGTGATTCTGCATCCGAACAAACCGACCTTCCGCGTCACCGCAAAAGACGAAACCCTCACTCGCAGCCGTCTCTCCGAAATCGCCATACCGATCTTCGCCTTTTTCGTGCTGCTGCTCGCCGGTGTGGTGATGACCGCGTATCGACTGGTCGCGGAGCCCTACAAAGCTGATGTGACATTGGTCGTCGGGCTCTGGAACGTCCTCAACATGCTGCTTGCCGGTTGCGCGCTGGGCGTGGTGGCGGAACGCGGCAATAAGCAGGTAAACCAGCGCATCGCCACCGAGCAGCGTTGCGAATTTATCGCCGGCGGCGCCCTCAAGCCGGGGGTGCTCGCGAACATGTCCGCCGGCGGCGCCATGGTGCAATTTGCCGGTGCGATCGACGGCCTTGCGCGCGACAGCAAAGTTGCGGTGCGCTTCACGCCGTCGTCGGATCTCGGCGTCGAGCCGATTTTGCCCGCGGTCGTGCGGCATATCGCAACGCAAAACGGGAAGACGAGCGTCGGCGTGCGCTACCTTGTTTCGGAAACGAAGCACTACCGGCTGGTGGCCGATCTGCTCTTTGCGGATGCGCGTCGCTGGACGGCGTTTCAACAGGGCCGGCGCCGTAATCCGGGCATCCTGCGCGGAACGATCTGGTTCTACGCGCTTGCGTTCAGACAGACGGTGCGTGGGCTCATCTATCTGATGCGCTCGTTCCGGCTCCGCCGCACTTTGGCGTCTCGATTCTCACGGCCAACCCCGAGAGAGCGCTCATGAGGCGCCTGACCAGCTCCGCCGGCCTCGTCGCGGCCTGTCTGCTGACATTGTCGCAGGCACCGTATGCCGCAGAGACGACGCCATTCGACATGTCGCCGGAGCGCAGTTCCAAGCCGGTTTCGTCGGCGCCCGCCATCACACCGGAGCCGAGCGAGCCTGCCGCCCAATCCGACAACTCGCAGACTGCTGCAGACGCGGGCAGCGGCAGACCGATCTTGCCGCAAGGCCAACTCGCGCTCGAAGGTGAGATCGACGCCCGGGCGTGGGACGTGGTGCTGACCAAGGCACAGGCCGAAACCGCGACGACCTTCAATCTCGGCTACCGCGCGACGCTCGCCGTGGCACCGGAGGCGTCACGTCTGCGCGTCGTCGTCAACGACCGCCGGATATTCGACACGCCGATCACCGCGCCCGGTACGCTCACCCAAGTCGCGATCCCTGTGCCGCAGGGCGTTCTCAATCCGGGGCCGAATCGCTTCCGTCTGGAAGCGGAGCAGCGCCACCGCACCGACTGTACGATCGGCTCAACCTATGAGATGCGCACGGAAATTGAAGGGGCGGCGACGCGGCTCCAGTTCCGCGCGCCAAATGCCGGGCGCCTCCTTGGGATTGAAGACCTTTCGGCGATCAGCCCGGATGACAAGGGAACCACCCATCTGCGGATCGTCGTTCCCGCCCTGGCCAAACACACCTTGATCGTCCCGACCCTGCGTTTCGCCCAGGCCGCGGCCATCCTGATCGGCATGCCGAGCCAGGCCATCACCGTAGCGGAGAAGGCCGACACGCCTGCCGATCGGGACAGCGTGATCGCGGTCATCGGTTCGGCGGACGACCTCAAACCGCTGCTGGCCCGGCTGCCGGCGCAGGCGTTCTCGCAACCTGTCGCGACTTTTGTCGACGATCCGGTTCTCGGCCCTTCGACGCTGATCATTTCAGGCCCCACCGACCAGGAGGTCGGCCAGGCCGTCGATGCGATCGGTGCGATGGTGGACCGGCCGCAAGGTCAGTGGCGCGAAGCCCTCGACACGAGCCGTTGGTTCGCGCCCAATCCTCTGCTGTTGCTGGGCGCCAGCCGTGTGACATTGGCAACTCTCGGCGTCCCCACTCAGGAATTTTCCGGCCGCCGGTTCAAGACGGAGTTTCAAATCGCCTTGCCCTCGGATTTTTATTCGAGCGCGTCGGGCGAAGCCAAGCTGCTCCTGGATGCAGCGTACAAAGCCGACGTGCTGCCGAACAGTCACATCGATATTTTCGT
Proteins encoded:
- the bcsN gene encoding cellulose biosynthesis protein BcsN, whose translation is MPASTVGTVPPNLALASLGPGSPPVLLVLQKSYANATRQDIILSTAGKTPGENTLRVDVYGTSSDSVSPETILTDRPLSDTDVIAEFADALPGVPLQRSQADVQNTYGPFGYVTGKSAEGDACIYAWQRIATPDRDISLFNRRVAMSIRLRYCQTDASEAALVAPMMRLQIKVSPSGGNWAAEPPYLSPGLGTPGASFRPSLIQTKIEAKPAPSKPRRAPRHVAAPARPAAAPVAPPPPASGPIVPPPPDVGAPAGIPVAPSQPGAQP
- the bcsA gene encoding UDP-forming cellulose synthase catalytic subunit; the protein is MSKVVTIAVWACASLIVLLLVSLPISQQTHLIAGTSIVIVMAVLKGFKLRGTWRLIALALGTSIVLRYVYWRTTSTIPPINQPENFIAGLLLYVAEMYCVVTLALSLFVVATPMRSRRAPRLKDEDLPTVDVFVPSYNEPKDLIARTLAAAKSMHYPPDKLTVFLLDDGGTDEKRNSDRIDIAAEARRRHEELRELCDDLGVRYLTRARNEHAKAGNLNNGLAHSNGEIVVVFDADHAPARDFLQETVGFFPTDPCVFLVQTPHFFINPDPIERNLRTYLYMPSENEMFYGIVQRGLDKWNASFFCGSAAALRRAALAQTGGFRGRSITEDCETALELHARNWHSVYVDKPLIAGLQPASFASFIAQRSRWAQGMIQILLFQRPFMKRGLSIPQRLCYMSSILFWFFPFARFVFLIAPLFYLFFNLEIFTASGAEFLSYTLSYMIVNLMMQNYLYGSYRWPWVSELYEYAQTLYLLPALVSVILHPNKPTFRVTAKDETLTRSRLSEIAIPIFAFFVLLLAGVVMTAYRLVAEPYKADVTLVVGLWNVLNMLLAGCALGVVAERGNKQVNQRIATEQRCEFIAGGALKPGVLANMSAGGAMVQFAGAIDGLARDSKVAVRFTPSSDLGVEPILPAVVRHIATQNGKTSVGVRYLVSETKHYRLVADLLFADARRWTAFQQGRRRNPGILRGTIWFYALAFRQTVRGLIYLMRSFRLRRTLASRFSRPTPRERS
- a CDS encoding cellulose biosynthesis cyclic di-GMP-binding regulatory protein BcsB; translation: MRRLTSSAGLVAACLLTLSQAPYAAETTPFDMSPERSSKPVSSAPAITPEPSEPAAQSDNSQTAADAGSGRPILPQGQLALEGEIDARAWDVVLTKAQAETATTFNLGYRATLAVAPEASRLRVVVNDRRIFDTPITAPGTLTQVAIPVPQGVLNPGPNRFRLEAEQRHRTDCTIGSTYEMRTEIEGAATRLQFRAPNAGRLLGIEDLSAISPDDKGTTHLRIVVPALAKHTLIVPTLRFAQAAAILIGMPSQAITVAEKADTPADRDSVIAVIGSADDLKPLLARLPAQAFSQPVATFVDDPVLGPSTLIISGPTDQEVGQAVDAIGAMVDRPQGQWREALDTSRWFAPNPLLLLGASRVTLATLGVPTQEFSGRRFKTEFQIALPSDFYSSASGEAKLLLDAAYKADVLPNSHIDIFVNGNLAATTPLSAAGGGALQHLPVRLPMTHFQPGPNRITFVAELHTAADVECAAGPVKSGNHFALFDTSEFVIPDFAHIARLPNLAALQGTAFPYNVSSEPVALVLPDFNSDLVSAAATLLGRMAVAAGRLIPIDIDVPSSALPARNAIFIAPASQISETVSNQLDLDARMGSNWLAPEQSSLRQPAPGKMAAPANAVANTGNAADTQESSGQGRETASNQVGGWRGDISSFEDWLQRTFEFSGISLRLLPARPEPYQLPRDSLVVLAQGPSVSGDRAWTLLSAPTNELVRLGAEAITSEGQWFRLNGQAAAFNPRTSDIQTVPITTFFFLPTQPLTLGNLRLIAANWLSENILAFSLLLLTACMLLGLATALLLARIGRRGTG